A region from the Leptospirillum ferriphilum ML-04 genome encodes:
- the kdsB gene encoding 3-deoxy-manno-octulosonate cytidylyltransferase yields MTGLREPSVTSFFVPFPGRRAVVEETEPDPQVVLVIPARFGSTRFPGKPLAEVRGRPLIEWVALRARGATLVDRVVIASDDDRILSHMADRDYDVVRTSAGARTGSDRVAEVAQNMEGDIFVNLQADEILGDVRIIDQAVAPLIKDPGVPISTVMRRISSPEDCLNANVVKVVTNQHHFALYFSRATIPADRDQLAPSRPDLSWEQHLGIYAFRREALLEFARLPTSRLEELEKLEQLRALDFGLSIYVARTEHPSWRVDSPEDLEQLKGMDVLWDS; encoded by the coding sequence ATGACGGGGCTCCGGGAACCTTCCGTCACCTCTTTCTTTGTTCCTTTTCCCGGGCGCCGGGCGGTGGTCGAGGAGACGGAGCCGGATCCCCAGGTTGTTCTTGTGATCCCGGCCCGCTTCGGTTCGACCCGTTTCCCTGGAAAGCCGCTCGCCGAAGTCCGGGGCCGCCCCCTGATCGAATGGGTGGCGCTCCGGGCGCGGGGTGCCACTCTGGTCGACCGGGTGGTCATTGCTTCGGACGATGACAGGATTCTGTCCCATATGGCCGATCGGGATTATGACGTTGTCCGGACCTCGGCCGGGGCAAGAACCGGCAGCGATCGCGTGGCAGAAGTCGCCCAGAACATGGAAGGGGACATTTTCGTCAATCTCCAGGCCGATGAGATTCTGGGGGACGTCCGCATCATCGACCAGGCCGTTGCCCCGCTCATCAAGGATCCCGGGGTGCCGATCTCCACGGTCATGCGCCGGATCTCCTCTCCGGAAGACTGCCTGAATGCGAATGTCGTCAAGGTGGTGACGAACCAGCACCATTTCGCCCTGTATTTTTCTCGCGCCACGATTCCGGCGGACAGGGACCAGCTGGCGCCTTCGCGTCCGGACCTGTCCTGGGAGCAGCACCTGGGAATCTATGCCTTTCGGCGGGAAGCCCTTCTCGAATTTGCGCGCCTTCCCACCTCCCGCCTGGAAGAACTCGAAAAACTCGAGCAACTGAGGGCGCTCGATTTTGGTCTTTCCATTTATGTCGCCAGAACAGAACATCCCTCCTGGCGCGTCGACTCTCCGGAGGACCTCGAACAACTGAAGGGAATGGATGTGCTATGGGACAGCTAG
- the rfaE1 gene encoding D-glycero-beta-D-manno-heptose-7-phosphate kinase: MNQITLDRLLALLDKLPGTRVVVVGDAILDRYIWGKVSRISPEAPVPVVNVTHESVRLGGACNVVHNVQQLGGRASLVSVVGSDGQGKTLLDSLVAEGVDVSGVISHDARPTTTKTRVVAHSQQLLRFDQEEKAFLPSGLQEELLSRLNRVLPGAGVLLLSDYAKGILSPETAKGAFELGKKYGVPVFVDPKVSSIDSFRGATVLTPNNLEASQSSGIDIHDDETLLEAGRRLLDRLSSQSLLITRGEMGMTLFETGDALHVSHIPAVAQDVYDVTGAGDTVIATMSLAFAAGASLLEAAVLSNMAAGFVVGIVGTAAVSREQLRTILSSSPLFEPGSGHFRPEGFRPRVRL, encoded by the coding sequence GTGAATCAGATTACTCTGGACAGACTTCTGGCATTACTCGACAAGCTTCCGGGAACGAGGGTGGTCGTGGTGGGCGACGCCATCCTCGACCGGTATATCTGGGGCAAGGTCAGTCGCATCTCCCCGGAGGCGCCGGTCCCGGTCGTCAACGTGACCCACGAATCCGTGCGTCTGGGGGGAGCGTGCAATGTCGTCCACAATGTCCAGCAGCTGGGGGGACGTGCCTCTCTCGTCTCGGTCGTCGGGTCCGACGGGCAGGGGAAGACACTTCTGGACTCCCTGGTGGCCGAAGGGGTGGATGTGTCCGGCGTGATCAGTCACGACGCACGGCCCACCACGACCAAAACGAGAGTGGTCGCGCACAGCCAGCAGCTCCTGCGGTTCGACCAGGAAGAGAAAGCCTTTCTGCCCTCCGGCCTTCAGGAGGAACTCCTGTCCCGTCTGAACAGGGTTCTTCCCGGTGCCGGTGTCCTTCTTCTGTCCGACTATGCGAAAGGGATCCTTTCTCCCGAAACGGCCAAAGGGGCCTTCGAACTTGGAAAGAAATACGGTGTTCCCGTCTTCGTGGATCCGAAGGTGTCTTCCATCGACAGCTTTCGGGGAGCGACCGTTCTGACGCCCAACAATCTGGAGGCGTCCCAGTCTTCCGGTATCGACATTCATGACGACGAAACCCTCCTGGAAGCCGGTCGACGTCTTCTCGACCGACTTTCTTCCCAGTCACTCCTGATCACACGGGGGGAAATGGGAATGACCCTTTTCGAGACCGGGGATGCCCTGCATGTCTCGCACATCCCCGCGGTGGCCCAGGATGTTTACGATGTCACGGGCGCCGGAGACACGGTGATTGCGACAATGAGCCTTGCCTTTGCCGCCGGGGCCTCTCTCCTGGAGGCCGCCGTCCTGTCCAACATGGCGGCCGGATTTGTCGTGGGAATCGTGGGAACGGCCGCTGTTTCCCGGGAGCAGCTCAGGACGATCCTCTCCTCTTCTCCGCTCTTCGAGCCCGGTTCCGGACATTTTCGTCCCGAGGGGTTCCGGCCCAGGGTCCGTCTATGA
- the lepB gene encoding signal peptidase I: protein MALSFRNREEKGSERQEKGAFGKAGEKSLFRELAEGLLTAIVVALLLKTFVVQAFRIPSGSMIPTLEVGDQILVSKFSYGIRSPLSDHYWIHFSGPRRGDVVVFRYPKDESKDFIKRVIGLPGDHIEIRQKKVYVDGKPLTEPYVQYLQPFVTDEPTRDVMKEVVVPPGEYFVMGDNRDDSYDSRFWGFVTENKILGKAEIIYWSWNNVSHSVRFSRIGQKIR from the coding sequence TTGGCGTTATCGTTCAGGAACAGGGAAGAAAAAGGATCGGAAAGACAGGAGAAGGGTGCGTTCGGGAAAGCCGGCGAGAAGAGTCTTTTCCGGGAGCTGGCGGAAGGACTTCTGACGGCGATCGTCGTGGCTCTTCTTCTCAAGACGTTCGTGGTTCAGGCCTTTCGTATCCCGTCCGGGTCCATGATTCCCACTCTGGAGGTGGGAGACCAGATCCTCGTCTCCAAGTTTTCCTACGGCATCCGGAGCCCGCTGTCGGACCATTACTGGATCCACTTCTCGGGGCCCCGGCGGGGGGACGTGGTGGTTTTCCGCTATCCGAAGGACGAGTCCAAGGACTTCATCAAACGTGTGATCGGACTTCCGGGGGACCACATCGAGATCCGTCAGAAAAAAGTGTATGTGGACGGAAAACCCTTGACGGAACCCTATGTCCAGTACCTGCAGCCGTTTGTGACCGATGAGCCGACCCGGGACGTCATGAAAGAGGTCGTCGTCCCCCCGGGGGAGTATTTTGTGATGGGCGATAACCGGGACGACAGCTATGATTCGCGTTTCTGGGGATTCGTGACGGAAAACAAGATTCTCGGGAAGGCCGAGATCATTTACTGGTCCTGGAACAACGTCAGTCATTCGGTCCGATTTTCACGGATAGGGCAAAAGATCCGATAA
- the lepA gene encoding translation elongation factor 4, with protein sequence MSFPLERIRNFCIIAHIDHGKSTLADRLLEMTGSVTARETRDQQLDAMDLERERGITIKAHTVRLVYRARDGQDYLLNLIDTPGHVDFTYEVSRSLAACEGALLVVDASQGVEAQTIANAYLALENDVHMIPVINKIDLPGADIEKTREQIEEAIGLPSEEALLISAKAGIGVEDVLEAVVSRVPPPVSHPGRSLKALLFDSWFDPFQGAVILVRVFEGTIRVGDRFRLFSTGKTHEVLEISAQTPKKVLLEELGPGEVGIIVSGIKSVRETRIGDTLVLESDPAPEAFPGFHEAKPMVFCGLFPTETEQYDDLKEALEKLRLNDASFTFEMETSLALGFGFRCGFLGLLHMEIIQERLEREFHLTLISTAPTVVYRVRLLGGASEEILVVNPSELPPPNKIDEVFEPFILGTLFLPAEYLGPVMALCQEKRAVQKDMRYLDSRRVSIQYEMPLNEVVLDFYDRLKSISKGYASFDYEWLGYRPSNLVKVDVMVNGEQVDALSFIVHQDKAYTRARLLVEKLKEVIPRQMFEVALQAAIGSRIIARETIGAMRKNVLAKCYGGDITRKRKLLEKQKEGKKRMKQIGRVEVPQEAFMAVLRVSETGKDPG encoded by the coding sequence TTGAGTTTTCCGCTGGAACGGATTCGTAATTTCTGCATCATCGCCCATATTGATCACGGAAAATCCACGCTGGCCGACCGGCTGCTTGAGATGACCGGCTCGGTGACCGCCCGCGAAACGCGGGATCAGCAGCTTGACGCGATGGACCTCGAAAGGGAAAGAGGAATCACCATCAAGGCTCACACCGTTCGTCTTGTCTATCGCGCCAGGGACGGTCAGGACTACCTCCTGAACCTGATCGACACCCCGGGGCACGTGGACTTCACCTACGAGGTATCGAGGAGCCTTGCCGCATGCGAAGGGGCTCTGCTGGTGGTCGACGCTTCCCAGGGAGTGGAGGCCCAGACGATCGCGAATGCCTACCTGGCCCTGGAAAACGACGTCCATATGATTCCCGTGATCAACAAGATCGATCTCCCCGGTGCGGATATCGAAAAGACACGGGAACAGATCGAGGAAGCGATCGGACTTCCTTCCGAAGAGGCCCTTCTGATTTCCGCCAAGGCGGGAATCGGTGTCGAAGATGTCCTTGAAGCCGTGGTGTCCCGGGTTCCTCCGCCGGTGAGTCATCCGGGGCGTTCGTTGAAAGCCCTTTTGTTCGATTCGTGGTTCGACCCGTTCCAGGGGGCGGTGATCCTTGTCCGCGTTTTTGAGGGAACGATCCGGGTGGGAGACCGGTTCCGGCTGTTTTCAACGGGAAAAACGCACGAAGTTCTCGAGATTTCGGCCCAGACCCCGAAAAAGGTCCTTCTGGAGGAACTGGGGCCCGGCGAAGTCGGCATCATCGTGTCGGGGATCAAGTCTGTTCGCGAAACGCGCATCGGGGATACCCTCGTTCTGGAGTCGGACCCGGCTCCGGAAGCGTTTCCGGGATTCCATGAGGCAAAGCCGATGGTGTTCTGCGGTCTCTTTCCGACGGAGACGGAGCAGTACGACGACTTGAAGGAGGCGCTCGAGAAGCTGCGCCTGAACGACGCTTCCTTCACGTTCGAGATGGAAACCTCCCTGGCTCTCGGGTTTGGTTTCCGGTGCGGGTTCCTCGGACTGCTCCATATGGAAATCATTCAGGAGAGACTCGAGCGGGAATTTCACCTGACCCTGATCAGCACGGCCCCCACCGTCGTCTATCGGGTCCGGCTCCTGGGAGGAGCGTCGGAAGAGATCCTGGTCGTGAATCCCTCCGAGCTTCCTCCCCCCAACAAGATCGACGAAGTGTTCGAGCCGTTTATTCTCGGCACGCTCTTTCTGCCTGCGGAATACCTGGGACCGGTCATGGCCCTTTGTCAGGAAAAGCGGGCCGTCCAGAAGGACATGCGGTACCTCGACTCGCGACGGGTTTCCATCCAGTACGAAATGCCCCTGAATGAGGTCGTTCTTGATTTCTACGACCGACTGAAGTCCATTTCGAAAGGCTACGCGTCCTTCGATTACGAATGGCTGGGCTATCGACCCTCGAACCTCGTCAAGGTGGACGTCATGGTCAACGGAGAGCAGGTGGACGCTCTTTCGTTCATTGTCCACCAGGACAAGGCCTATACACGGGCCCGCCTGCTTGTGGAAAAGCTCAAGGAGGTGATCCCGCGCCAGATGTTCGAAGTGGCCCTGCAGGCGGCCATCGGATCCCGCATCATCGCACGGGAGACCATCGGCGCCATGAGGAAAAACGTGCTCGCCAAGTGTTACGGGGGAGACATTACCCGGAAGAGAAAGCTTCTGGAGAAACAGAAGGAAGGCAAGAAACGCATGAAACAGATCGGCCGGGTGGAGGTTCCCCAGGAGGCCTTCATGGCCGTTCTCAGAGTGTCCGAAACAGGCAAGGATCCGGGTTAG
- a CDS encoding glycoside hydrolase family 15 protein codes for MARFLPVSNGRLFVAFDEHHRIHELTYPHVGKENHAGPSGFRNGLLVDGVFRWITAGDLVSHRYKNRSMTGQVVFAWKTPREMELVFEDWVDLDCDVFFRNVTVRNRESAVLPVTLFFHQDFLIQYSDFGDTAVYLPEADALLHYKDERYFLVALADNGHGQGRMHSFACGKRHGEQEGTWKDAEDGVLSGNPIAQGAVDSIFSVLLRVDPGSEVSFTVMTVCGTSREKVFEVLERVRRKGPDASRRQSEGFWNFWIDSHGLPLATLSEKAQSLYEKSLLLLRTHWDNNGAVVAAIDSESLSFSRDTYAYLWPRDAAMMAYALDIAGFGDFTRKFYGLLPSLLSPQGFLHHKYHPSLSIGSSWHPWGTAGAPLYPIQIDETALPIWALYEHFDRYRDLDTLRPVYHHFVLPAAQFLSGFRDPLTGLPLPSYDLWEERAGVATHSAASVYAGLLAASRFAEGFGDARSREEFGEAARQVRQGILKHLFDPETGVFLRALVLSPEGNLVADPTPDSSIAALFQFGVLGPQDERMIRTMDWLERMLWVPGPIGGMARYENDYYYRQDVHVPGNPWVISTLWLLQWKILTSSSPARDKDVRRMVDWVVEKGGTSGMLPEQVHPLTGARLSVSPLAWSHAEWVIAVSMLAKGDSVVPHPWDDPL; via the coding sequence ATGGCCCGCTTTCTTCCCGTGTCGAACGGACGGTTGTTCGTCGCCTTCGACGAACATCATCGCATTCATGAACTGACATACCCGCATGTTGGCAAGGAGAATCATGCCGGTCCTTCCGGGTTCCGGAACGGCCTCCTTGTGGACGGGGTCTTTCGCTGGATTACCGCCGGCGACCTGGTGTCCCATCGTTACAAGAACCGGTCGATGACAGGCCAGGTGGTGTTCGCCTGGAAGACTCCCCGGGAGATGGAGCTTGTCTTCGAGGACTGGGTGGACCTCGACTGTGATGTTTTCTTTCGGAATGTCACGGTCCGGAACAGGGAGTCCGCCGTTCTTCCCGTAACGCTCTTTTTTCACCAGGATTTTCTGATTCAGTATTCCGATTTCGGAGATACCGCGGTCTATCTTCCCGAAGCTGACGCCCTCCTGCACTACAAGGACGAGCGCTATTTTCTCGTGGCCCTGGCGGACAACGGACACGGCCAGGGACGGATGCATTCCTTTGCTTGCGGAAAACGCCATGGAGAGCAGGAGGGAACATGGAAGGACGCGGAAGACGGGGTTCTTTCCGGGAATCCGATCGCCCAGGGAGCGGTGGACTCGATCTTTTCCGTTCTCCTGCGGGTAGACCCCGGGTCGGAGGTGTCTTTCACGGTGATGACGGTCTGCGGAACGTCCCGTGAAAAGGTCTTTGAAGTCCTCGAAAGGGTTCGCCGGAAAGGGCCCGACGCGTCCAGAAGACAATCGGAAGGGTTCTGGAACTTTTGGATCGATTCCCACGGCCTCCCTCTGGCCACGCTGTCGGAAAAGGCCCAGTCTCTCTACGAGAAAAGCCTTCTTCTTCTCAGAACGCACTGGGACAATAATGGAGCCGTCGTTGCAGCCATCGACTCCGAATCCCTGTCGTTTTCCCGGGATACGTATGCCTATCTCTGGCCAAGGGATGCGGCCATGATGGCGTATGCCCTGGATATTGCCGGATTCGGGGACTTTACGCGGAAATTCTATGGGTTGCTGCCTTCCCTCCTGTCACCGCAGGGATTCTTGCACCATAAATACCATCCGAGCCTGTCGATCGGGTCCTCCTGGCATCCCTGGGGGACCGCCGGTGCGCCTCTCTATCCGATTCAGATCGATGAAACCGCTCTGCCGATCTGGGCTCTTTACGAACACTTCGACCGGTATCGGGACCTGGATACGCTCCGCCCCGTCTATCATCACTTTGTTCTTCCCGCGGCGCAGTTTCTCTCCGGCTTCCGGGACCCTCTGACCGGCCTCCCTCTTCCATCCTATGACCTCTGGGAGGAGAGGGCGGGGGTGGCGACCCATTCTGCCGCAAGCGTCTATGCGGGTCTTCTCGCGGCCTCCCGCTTTGCGGAAGGCTTCGGGGACGCGCGTTCCAGGGAGGAGTTCGGGGAGGCCGCCCGGCAAGTCCGGCAGGGGATCCTGAAACACCTCTTCGACCCTGAAACCGGCGTTTTCCTGAGGGCCCTGGTGCTTTCGCCGGAAGGGAACCTCGTTGCCGATCCGACTCCGGATTCGAGCATTGCGGCCCTTTTTCAGTTTGGTGTGCTGGGCCCGCAGGACGAAAGAATGATCCGGACGATGGACTGGCTCGAGCGGATGCTCTGGGTGCCGGGACCCATCGGGGGAATGGCGCGGTACGAAAACGATTATTACTACAGGCAGGATGTCCACGTTCCCGGGAATCCCTGGGTGATCTCCACTCTTTGGCTTCTTCAGTGGAAAATCCTGACCTCCTCCTCCCCCGCCCGGGACAAGGATGTCCGAAGAATGGTCGACTGGGTGGTGGAGAAGGGGGGAACCAGCGGCATGCTGCCGGAACAGGTCCATCCCCTGACGGGTGCCCGTCTGTCCGTCTCTCCCCTGGCCTGGAGCCATGCGGAATGGGTCATCGCGGTGTCGATGCTGGCAAAAGGGGATTCGGTCGTCCCGCATCCCTGGGACGACCCCCTCTGA
- the hisS gene encoding histidine--tRNA ligase: MNVEAPIRAPRGIKDILPPDAARFETVLKEAEAILALGGFQKVLLPMFESTSLFARSIGGATDIVEKEMYTFLDKGGDQYSLRPEGTASLLRAAIEHRLVDPSRVIRLAYSGPMFRHERPQAGRLRQFTQIGAEVLGPLTPSDDVDLLSLLHRMAIDFALPSWSLLLNSLGCPLCRPAYRESLVSFLLAHSGSLCETCHRRTAQNPLRVLDCKVPSCQETLERAPRITEHLCPKSRDHFEEVKRGLDALDIPYVLSHRLVRGLDYYTETTFEFVSDALGAQSTWAAGGRYDGLTAELGGPDVPGIGFAAGIERLWLLREKAGTLPAPERHPVRILVFSMDAKGNGAALDLVRKLREEGIPASGHFSGGKIKSAFRQAERDGALFLAILGEDELRQETVQIKNLTTGEQKAWPLNDAKTIADRIRTEGTSSIPLSTRQET; this comes from the coding sequence ATGAACGTGGAAGCACCCATCCGGGCCCCACGGGGAATCAAAGACATTCTTCCCCCCGATGCCGCCCGTTTTGAAACAGTCCTGAAGGAAGCGGAAGCCATCCTCGCGCTTGGCGGATTCCAGAAGGTTCTTCTTCCGATGTTCGAGTCGACATCCCTGTTCGCCCGGTCGATCGGGGGAGCCACGGACATCGTGGAGAAGGAGATGTATACGTTCCTCGACAAGGGAGGCGACCAGTACTCCCTCCGTCCCGAAGGAACGGCCTCCCTGCTCCGTGCAGCCATCGAACACCGGCTGGTCGACCCCTCCCGCGTCATCCGGCTGGCCTACAGCGGCCCGATGTTCCGGCACGAACGCCCCCAGGCGGGACGACTGAGGCAGTTCACCCAGATCGGTGCAGAGGTCCTCGGCCCGCTGACACCGTCGGACGATGTCGACCTGCTCTCCCTCCTTCACCGGATGGCGATCGACTTCGCCCTTCCTTCCTGGTCCCTTCTCCTGAACAGCCTTGGATGCCCTCTGTGCAGGCCGGCGTACCGGGAGTCCCTTGTCTCCTTCCTGTTGGCCCACTCCGGCTCCCTGTGCGAAACCTGCCACCGGAGAACCGCCCAGAATCCCCTGAGAGTCCTGGACTGCAAGGTTCCCTCCTGCCAGGAAACGCTTGAACGGGCCCCGCGGATCACCGAACACCTCTGCCCGAAATCCCGGGACCATTTCGAGGAGGTGAAAAGAGGACTCGACGCCCTGGACATCCCCTACGTCCTCTCCCACCGTCTGGTGAGGGGCCTCGACTATTATACCGAAACGACCTTCGAGTTCGTCTCGGACGCCCTGGGGGCCCAGTCCACATGGGCTGCAGGAGGCCGCTATGACGGACTCACCGCCGAACTGGGAGGACCGGACGTTCCCGGGATCGGATTCGCGGCCGGGATCGAGCGCCTCTGGCTCTTGCGGGAGAAGGCCGGAACGCTTCCCGCACCGGAACGCCATCCTGTGCGGATCCTGGTCTTCTCCATGGATGCGAAGGGGAATGGGGCGGCTCTCGATCTGGTGCGAAAGCTCCGCGAGGAAGGCATTCCGGCATCAGGCCACTTTTCGGGAGGCAAAATCAAGTCGGCCTTTCGGCAGGCGGAACGGGACGGCGCACTCTTTCTTGCCATCCTGGGGGAGGATGAGCTGCGCCAGGAAACCGTGCAGATCAAAAACCTGACAACCGGCGAACAGAAGGCCTGGCCGCTGAACGATGCGAAAACGATTGCCGACAGGATCCGGACCGAAGGAACGTCGTCGATTCCACTCTCCACCCGGCAAGAGACGTAA
- a CDS encoding glycoside hydrolase family 15 protein produces MPRDLPIGNGSLFLCFDEHYQIREITYPYAGAENHTVGHPCRFGFYVDGQMSWINSRDWNLRLLYRKDSLITNVRGSSELHRLSFESDDGIDFYESLWVRDLRITNDGGVLREIRPFFSFDFHINGTEVGDTAAFNPVLKTLTHYKKNIYFTFNLLHPVDGPGILQYATGRKELPGAEGTWKDAEDGVLSGNPIAQGSVDSTFGCSLFLPPGETLQLFVWMVVGDSWDDAERMTRHVIERHPSSFLERTHNYWKFWVDQDCFHANVENISIPTISTPAETDLAHRLRTTIPAEFQEPYLRSLLILRTHVSRDGASAASIDSDSLYLARDTYAYLWPRDGANIALAFSQAGYHGLARRFFYFCGDIIKKEGYFLHKYNLDGSLASSWHPWIREGEYQLPIQEDETGYVLWTLKEHFLIDRDFDFITPLYKKLIKPAGIFLRDYRDLTTGLPLASYDLWEERHGTFLHTSALAWAGLMGAAYFSGSFGDVPLCHSFVKAATEIKQGVLQSMRDPSEGFLFRSVEIVDGRIVHTDPTPDISSLTLLETGFLEMANPEEKQLAISLLARLEKRLAVPGPVGGFSRYEGDMYYLSGPSREAGVTGNPWFISAFWMAQGYIRLGTPEALEKALQLLRWGVAHANASGVMPEQLDPLSGDPLSVSPLAWSHAAFINTLHALARHRSMHPES; encoded by the coding sequence ATGCCCCGGGATCTGCCGATCGGGAACGGGTCCCTTTTTCTCTGCTTCGACGAACACTACCAGATCCGGGAAATCACCTACCCGTACGCCGGCGCCGAAAACCATACGGTCGGACACCCCTGCCGTTTCGGATTCTACGTGGACGGCCAGATGTCCTGGATCAACAGCCGCGACTGGAACCTTCGTCTCCTGTACAGGAAAGACTCCCTGATCACCAACGTCCGGGGGAGCTCGGAACTTCACCGCCTGTCGTTCGAATCGGACGACGGGATCGATTTTTACGAGAGCCTCTGGGTCCGGGACCTCCGGATCACGAACGACGGAGGAGTTCTCCGCGAAATACGCCCGTTCTTCAGCTTCGATTTCCATATCAACGGCACCGAGGTCGGGGACACCGCCGCCTTCAACCCCGTTCTCAAAACCCTGACCCATTACAAAAAAAACATCTACTTCACCTTCAATCTTCTTCACCCGGTGGACGGTCCGGGCATCCTCCAGTATGCGACCGGCCGGAAGGAGCTTCCCGGGGCGGAAGGGACCTGGAAAGATGCCGAAGACGGGGTTCTCTCCGGGAATCCGATCGCCCAGGGTTCCGTGGATTCCACCTTCGGCTGTTCCCTTTTTCTTCCGCCCGGAGAAACCCTGCAGCTTTTTGTCTGGATGGTGGTCGGCGATTCCTGGGACGATGCCGAAAGAATGACACGCCATGTCATCGAACGCCATCCCTCGAGCTTTCTGGAAAGGACCCACAATTACTGGAAGTTCTGGGTGGACCAGGACTGTTTCCATGCCAACGTCGAAAACATCTCGATCCCGACGATTTCGACACCGGCGGAAACGGATCTTGCCCATCGTCTGCGCACCACCATTCCGGCCGAGTTTCAGGAGCCTTACCTCCGAAGCCTTCTGATTCTTCGCACCCACGTCTCCCGGGACGGGGCCAGCGCCGCCAGCATCGATTCGGACAGTCTCTATCTGGCCCGCGATACCTATGCCTATCTGTGGCCCCGGGACGGGGCCAACATCGCTCTCGCTTTCTCCCAGGCGGGATACCATGGACTGGCGCGCCGATTTTTTTATTTCTGCGGGGATATTATCAAAAAAGAAGGGTATTTCCTGCACAAGTACAATCTCGACGGTTCCCTGGCGTCGTCCTGGCATCCCTGGATCCGGGAAGGGGAGTATCAGCTTCCGATCCAGGAAGACGAAACCGGATACGTCCTCTGGACATTAAAGGAACATTTCCTGATCGACCGGGATTTCGATTTCATCACCCCGCTTTACAAGAAGCTCATCAAACCCGCCGGGATCTTTCTCCGGGACTATCGGGACCTGACCACGGGACTCCCGCTCGCGTCCTACGACCTCTGGGAAGAACGCCATGGAACCTTCCTGCACACGTCCGCTCTTGCATGGGCAGGGTTGATGGGCGCCGCCTACTTTTCCGGCTCGTTCGGAGACGTCCCCCTTTGCCACTCCTTCGTCAAGGCCGCAACCGAAATCAAACAGGGTGTTCTTCAGTCGATGCGGGACCCTTCCGAAGGCTTCCTTTTCCGGTCGGTGGAGATCGTTGACGGAAGAATCGTCCACACCGATCCGACGCCGGACATCAGCAGTCTGACGCTCCTGGAAACCGGTTTTCTGGAGATGGCGAATCCCGAAGAGAAACAGCTGGCGATCTCCCTTCTCGCCCGTCTCGAAAAGCGCCTCGCCGTTCCGGGTCCTGTCGGCGGATTTTCCCGATACGAAGGAGACATGTATTATCTGTCGGGCCCTTCAAGGGAGGCCGGCGTCACCGGAAATCCCTGGTTCATCTCGGCCTTCTGGATGGCGCAGGGGTATATCCGCCTCGGAACACCCGAGGCTCTGGAAAAAGCACTTCAGCTTCTTCGCTGGGGAGTTGCGCACGCCAATGCATCCGGCGTCATGCCGGAACAGCTCGATCCCCTCTCCGGAGACCCGTTGTCCGTCTCCCCGCTCGCCTGGAGCCATGCCGCTTTCATCAATACGCTGCACGCGCTGGCACGCCATCGGTCGATGCATCCGGAAAGCTGA
- a CDS encoding AraC family transcriptional regulator, with translation MESSPPDKRIRGMSFREVSVENRLSVLDRTGNRTENRSSVLARNLDRRTVGMKKKETIIPGLSLFRRETPTGLSSLSYEPCVCLVVQGAKRVFFGKETCQYDAENYLMTSVHLPTMVQVVSASREKPCLGLRLTLDKKEIVSLIADTPFFLPRRKTSERAMVTGKVTPPLISAFQRLIDLEDTPEDIPVLAPLIRREIFYRLLADEQGERLCRIALEGTPAHQIARAIDWIRENYTRPLRIDVLADQIGMSRSTFHHHFRSVTALSPLQFQKHLRLQEARRRMLAERLDAATAAFEVGYESPSQFSREYRKLFGVPPKKDISLLRQGSAGFSS, from the coding sequence ATGGAATCCTCTCCGCCGGACAAAAGGATCCGCGGAATGTCTTTTCGGGAGGTGTCCGTGGAAAACAGGCTCTCTGTCCTTGACCGAACGGGAAATCGAACGGAAAACCGGTCGTCCGTCCTTGCCAGAAATCTGGATCGAAGAACGGTCGGGATGAAAAAGAAGGAGACCATAATCCCGGGACTCTCCCTTTTTCGGCGGGAAACCCCTACCGGACTGTCTTCCTTGTCCTATGAACCTTGCGTGTGTCTGGTCGTCCAGGGAGCAAAGCGCGTCTTCTTCGGGAAAGAGACCTGTCAGTATGATGCGGAGAACTATCTGATGACCTCGGTGCATCTGCCGACAATGGTTCAGGTCGTTTCGGCAAGCCGGGAAAAGCCTTGTCTGGGTCTCCGGCTCACTCTGGACAAAAAGGAGATTGTCTCCCTGATTGCGGACACTCCCTTTTTTCTGCCCCGACGCAAGACATCGGAAAGAGCCATGGTGACGGGGAAGGTGACGCCTCCCCTGATCAGCGCTTTCCAGCGCCTGATCGATCTGGAGGATACCCCGGAGGATATTCCGGTCCTCGCCCCCCTCATCCGGCGGGAAATCTTTTACCGGCTTCTGGCCGACGAGCAGGGAGAACGACTGTGCCGGATTGCGCTGGAAGGGACACCGGCACACCAGATTGCGCGCGCCATCGACTGGATCCGGGAGAACTATACGCGCCCCCTCCGGATCGATGTTCTGGCGGATCAGATCGGAATGTCCCGCTCCACATTCCACCATCATTTTCGTTCCGTCACCGCCCTGAGCCCTCTCCAGTTCCAAAAGCATCTTCGTTTGCAGGAGGCCCGGCGCCGGATGCTTGCCGAACGCCTTGATGCCGCCACGGCGGCGTTCGAGGTGGGGTATGAAAGCCCGTCCCAGTTCAGTCGGGAGTACCGGAAGCTGTTCGGAGTTCCTCCCAAAAAAGACATCTCTCTCCTGCGGCAGGGATCGGCGGGATTCTCCTCCTGA